The genomic stretch AAACCTTGGTCATTCTTGTTACATTTAACGATATCTGCTTGTCAGAACACATGAAACATTAGCCAGGAACTTGTCCACAGCCTGATGAGTGTGACAGTCAAACTTGTCAGGGAAGTGGATAGCACAGACGACCAGAATGTGGTGAGCAAGCAGCTGGAAAAGAGAGAAACACATGAATACAACTTGGCAGTCTCCCATGGCTTATTGTCCTGAGCTCCATTGCAGGTTACTGGTCCTAATGTTCTACAGTACAGTCATAGTTACTAAGTAAACTTACGCTGAAGTTTCCAGGATCCACTCTCATGTTAGTAGCATGGAGTTCACTCAGGTCACACAGGGCTCCATCAATGTTGTCCAGGTGTTTCGAAGCTTTAGTCAGAGCATCAAATACTTTCTTTCCATGACCCTTAATCTGAGGAGAGTC from Bufo gargarizans isolate SCDJY-AF-19 chromosome 8, ASM1485885v1, whole genome shotgun sequence encodes the following:
- the LOC122945104 gene encoding hemoglobin subunit alpha-2-like, yielding MALTSEDCACIHAIWPHLSAHPDKYGAEALYRMFLCEPQTKTYFAGFDFHKDSPQIKGHGKKVFDALTKASKHLDNIDGALCDLSELHATNMRVDPGNFSLLAHHILVVCAIHFPDKFDCHTHQAVDKFLANVSCVLTSRYR